The Toxorhynchites rutilus septentrionalis strain SRP chromosome 3, ASM2978413v1, whole genome shotgun sequence genome includes a region encoding these proteins:
- the LOC129780581 gene encoding protein ABHD18 isoform X2, translating to MPPSRLDGLYRSLLLTKFFCKGWGKPENLERLFEFRKIISNRAACSKLVPNDYPVEITKEEVTSDCKILEGKFKTPLEIYLPGLVPDVVQNAHFQMLLPLKWNDERFKPMCIHLAGTGDHYYWKRRNLIAKPLLKEANLGAIILENPFYGMRKPKDQRASSLHNVSDIFVMGGCLVLESLVLLNWCERNGYGPLGITGLSMGGHMASLAATNWPKPLVLVPCLSWSTASAVFTEGVMSHSINWDVLETQYFADGNFRERLSKMELKQDISETTELICENARSGVNLTVVRDTTPEREQKRIEINRRNVLNLSEPLLNKLLSNVKCELTQAEIDELNLKIQIALKNYKEENKTDDNTMILEVKAEDSPETSPSKSLGTKIMEYISWNSNGNKNSSKTGTELVPTEKREPIDITKTRWWEREALQFMRGMMDECTHLKNFSVPYDTSLIIAVCAKDDAYIPREGCTSLEDIWPGAEIRYLDAGHVSAYVLHQKLFRSCIIEAFERARKKWIPEHERVQELNLDKTD from the exons ATGCCACCCTCCCGCCTGGATGGACTCTACAGATCTCTGCTGCTGACAAAATTCTTCTGTAAGGGCTGGGGCAAACCGGAGAATCTCGAGAG ACTATTTGAATTCCGCAAAATCATTTCAAATCGAGCAGCCTGCTCCAAGTTGGTGCCAAATGATTATCCTGTTGAGATCACCAAAGAAGAAGTAACTTCCGATTGCAAAATCTTGGAAGGGAAATTCAAGACTCCGTTGGAAATTTATCTGCCCGGACTGGTACCGGATGTGGTCCAGAATGCCCACTTCCAAATGCTGCTGCCGCTCAAGTGGAACGATGAGCGGTTCAAGCCAATGTGCATCCATCTCGCCGGCACCGGAGATCAC TACTACTGGAAGCGACGCAATCTTATTGCAAAGCCACTACTAAAGGAGGCCAATCTTGGGGCGATTATTCTGGAGAATCCGTTCTATGGGATGCGCAAACCGAAGGATCAGAG GGCGTCTAGCCTGCACAACGTCTCGGACATCTTCGTGATGGGTGGCTGCCTGGTGCTCGAGTCACTAGTGCTTCTGAACTGGTGCGAACGCAATGGTTACGGCCCGCTCGGAATCACCGGTCTCTCGATGGGTGGTCACATGGCATCACTGGCGGCCACCAACTGGCCAAAACCACTAGTGCTGGTACCCTGCCTAAGCTGGTCCACCGCCTCGGCGGTCTTCACCGAGGGTGTCATGAGCCACTCGATCAACTGGGATGTGCTCGAGACGCAGTACTTTGCCGATGGCAACTTCCGCGAGCGGCTGTCCAAAATG GAACTCAAGCAGGATATCAGCGAAACGACCGAATTGATTTGTGAAAACGCGCGCAGTGGCGTGAATCTCACAGTTGTGCGCGATACAACTCCGGAACGCGAACAGAAGCGAATTGAAATCAACCGACGGAATGTACTGAATCTGTCGGAACCATTGCTCAACAAGTTGCTCTCGAATGTCAAGTGTGAGCTAACCCAGGCGGAAATAGACGAGCTAAACCTGAAGATACAGATCGCTCTGAAAAAttacaaagaagaaaataagactGACGACAATACCATGATTTTGGAAGTTAAAGCAGAAGATTCCCCTGAAACATCCCCGTCCAAATCGCTTGGAACCAAGATAATGGAGTACATTAGCTGGAACAGTAACGGCAACAAAAATAGCAGCAAAACTGGGACAGAATTAGTTCCCACCGAGAAAAGGGAGCCGATCGATATCACCAAAACTCGCTGGTGGGAACGCGAAGCATTGCAATTCATGCGCGGCATGATGGATGAATGCACCCACTTGAAAAACTTTTCCGTTCCGTATGACACATCGCTGATCATTGCCGTCTGCGCCAAAGATGACGCCTACATTCCTCGCGAAGGTTGCACCAGTCTGGAAGACATCTGGCCTGGAGCGGAAATTCGGTATCTGGATGCTGGTCATGTCAGCGCTTATGTGCTTCATCAGAAACTGTTCCGTTCGTGCATTATCGAGGCATTCGAGCGGGCGCGCAAGAAGTGGATCCCGGAGCACGAACGAGTACAGGAgctcaacctagataaaaccgacTGA
- the LOC129780581 gene encoding protein ABHD18 isoform X1 translates to MPPSRLDGLYRSLLLTKFFCKGWGKPENLERLFEFRKIISNRAACSKLVPNDYPVEITKEEVTSDCKILEGKFKTPLEIYLPGLVPDVVQNAHFQMLLPLKWNDERFKPMCIHLAGTGDHYYWKRRNLIAKPLLKEANLGAIILENPFYGMRKPKDQRASSLHNVSDIFVMGGCLVLESLVLLNWCERNGYGPLGITGLSMGGHMASLAATNWPKPLVLVPCLSWSTASAVFTEGVMSHSINWDVLETQYFADGNFRERLSKMVTIVDDAFVAGQHFIQNFNQSVQELKQDISETTELICENARSGVNLTVVRDTTPEREQKRIEINRRNVLNLSEPLLNKLLSNVKCELTQAEIDELNLKIQIALKNYKEENKTDDNTMILEVKAEDSPETSPSKSLGTKIMEYISWNSNGNKNSSKTGTELVPTEKREPIDITKTRWWEREALQFMRGMMDECTHLKNFSVPYDTSLIIAVCAKDDAYIPREGCTSLEDIWPGAEIRYLDAGHVSAYVLHQKLFRSCIIEAFERARKKWIPEHERVQELNLDKTD, encoded by the exons ATGCCACCCTCCCGCCTGGATGGACTCTACAGATCTCTGCTGCTGACAAAATTCTTCTGTAAGGGCTGGGGCAAACCGGAGAATCTCGAGAG ACTATTTGAATTCCGCAAAATCATTTCAAATCGAGCAGCCTGCTCCAAGTTGGTGCCAAATGATTATCCTGTTGAGATCACCAAAGAAGAAGTAACTTCCGATTGCAAAATCTTGGAAGGGAAATTCAAGACTCCGTTGGAAATTTATCTGCCCGGACTGGTACCGGATGTGGTCCAGAATGCCCACTTCCAAATGCTGCTGCCGCTCAAGTGGAACGATGAGCGGTTCAAGCCAATGTGCATCCATCTCGCCGGCACCGGAGATCAC TACTACTGGAAGCGACGCAATCTTATTGCAAAGCCACTACTAAAGGAGGCCAATCTTGGGGCGATTATTCTGGAGAATCCGTTCTATGGGATGCGCAAACCGAAGGATCAGAG GGCGTCTAGCCTGCACAACGTCTCGGACATCTTCGTGATGGGTGGCTGCCTGGTGCTCGAGTCACTAGTGCTTCTGAACTGGTGCGAACGCAATGGTTACGGCCCGCTCGGAATCACCGGTCTCTCGATGGGTGGTCACATGGCATCACTGGCGGCCACCAACTGGCCAAAACCACTAGTGCTGGTACCCTGCCTAAGCTGGTCCACCGCCTCGGCGGTCTTCACCGAGGGTGTCATGAGCCACTCGATCAACTGGGATGTGCTCGAGACGCAGTACTTTGCCGATGGCAACTTCCGCGAGCGGCTGTCCAAAATGGTAACCATAGTGGATGATGCCTTCGTGGCCGGTCAGCATTTTATTCAAAACTTTAACCAATCGGTGCAGGAACTCAAGCAGGATATCAGCGAAACGACCGAATTGATTTGTGAAAACGCGCGCAGTGGCGTGAATCTCACAGTTGTGCGCGATACAACTCCGGAACGCGAACAGAAGCGAATTGAAATCAACCGACGGAATGTACTGAATCTGTCGGAACCATTGCTCAACAAGTTGCTCTCGAATGTCAAGTGTGAGCTAACCCAGGCGGAAATAGACGAGCTAAACCTGAAGATACAGATCGCTCTGAAAAAttacaaagaagaaaataagactGACGACAATACCATGATTTTGGAAGTTAAAGCAGAAGATTCCCCTGAAACATCCCCGTCCAAATCGCTTGGAACCAAGATAATGGAGTACATTAGCTGGAACAGTAACGGCAACAAAAATAGCAGCAAAACTGGGACAGAATTAGTTCCCACCGAGAAAAGGGAGCCGATCGATATCACCAAAACTCGCTGGTGGGAACGCGAAGCATTGCAATTCATGCGCGGCATGATGGATGAATGCACCCACTTGAAAAACTTTTCCGTTCCGTATGACACATCGCTGATCATTGCCGTCTGCGCCAAAGATGACGCCTACATTCCTCGCGAAGGTTGCACCAGTCTGGAAGACATCTGGCCTGGAGCGGAAATTCGGTATCTGGATGCTGGTCATGTCAGCGCTTATGTGCTTCATCAGAAACTGTTCCGTTCGTGCATTATCGAGGCATTCGAGCGGGCGCGCAAGAAGTGGATCCCGGAGCACGAACGAGTACAGGAgctcaacctagataaaaccgacTGA